One region of Pyramidobacter sp. YE332 genomic DNA includes:
- the tnpA gene encoding IS200/IS605 family transposase translates to MKLDISSLAHTKWECKYHVVFAPKYRRQIIYGKIKQDIGLMLRKLCAYKEIEILEAEACKDHVHMLLSIPPKYSISQVMVYLKGKSSLMIYEKYANLKYKYGNRHFWCRGYYVSTVGRNKNAIETSIRNQLQEDHAEEQLTIKEYVDPFTGKPAQEGK, encoded by the coding sequence ATGAAACTTGACATAAGTAGTTTAGCACACACGAAGTGGGAGTGTAAGTATCACGTGGTATTTGCGCCGAAGTATCGCCGCCAGATCATCTACGGGAAGATCAAACAAGACATTGGCCTGATGCTGAGAAAACTGTGTGCGTACAAAGAAATTGAAATATTGGAGGCGGAAGCATGCAAAGATCACGTCCACATGCTCCTGAGTATACCGCCCAAATACAGCATATCACAGGTGATGGTTTACTTGAAAGGTAAAAGCAGTCTGATGATTTACGAGAAGTACGCGAATCTGAAGTACAAATATGGCAATCGACATTTCTGGTGTCGCGGTTATTACGTAAGCACGGTAGGACGCAACAAGAATGCAATAGAGACCTCCATCAGGAATCAATTACAGGAAGATCATGCCGAGGAACAGCTGACGATCAAAGAGTACGTTGACCCGTTTACGGGTAAGCCGGCACAGGAAGGCAAGTAG
- a CDS encoding Gfo/Idh/MocA family oxidoreductase, whose translation MGSIRVGVIGVGHLGRIHARIYKELMGAKLVGVVDSSLSAAEEIGAQYGVPAYTDVERFVSEQRPEAISVVVPTVAHFDVASRLARQGIHLLIEKPVTSTVEQASALLDIARDNGIVLQVGHVERFNSAIRYLDGEIKNDPLCIQSRRQGPFSSRIGDVGVVLDLMIHDIDIVLSLVKSEIAAINAMGRKIRTNHEDLAVAQIAFESGAVADIQVSRVAERRLRQMDVMCRDKYYSVNFETQDVMVHHAPQTSAAGSLIEVIEHPLLPKGEPLKQELQHFMTCVREGRQPLVGISDGKRALQVAVDILKQIHFQD comes from the coding sequence GTGGGGAGCATCCGAGTTGGCGTCATCGGAGTAGGACATCTTGGCCGTATCCACGCGCGCATATACAAAGAACTGATGGGAGCGAAGCTGGTTGGCGTTGTTGACAGCTCTCTCTCAGCCGCGGAGGAGATCGGCGCGCAGTACGGCGTGCCGGCCTATACCGACGTAGAACGATTCGTCAGCGAACAGAGGCCCGAAGCGATCAGCGTTGTCGTGCCGACCGTTGCTCATTTTGACGTGGCCAGCCGTCTGGCCCGACAGGGGATCCACCTGCTGATCGAAAAACCGGTGACGAGCACCGTGGAGCAGGCTTCGGCGCTTTTGGACATCGCCCGGGACAACGGCATCGTTCTCCAGGTCGGGCACGTGGAACGATTCAACAGCGCGATCCGCTATCTTGACGGCGAGATCAAAAACGATCCGCTCTGCATACAGTCGCGCCGCCAGGGCCCCTTTTCGTCGCGGATCGGCGACGTGGGGGTCGTGCTCGATCTGATGATTCACGACATCGATATTGTGCTTTCGCTCGTGAAGTCCGAAATCGCGGCGATCAACGCGATGGGACGCAAGATCCGCACGAATCACGAGGATCTTGCCGTCGCCCAGATCGCTTTCGAGTCGGGAGCGGTCGCCGACATTCAGGTGAGCCGGGTGGCGGAGCGCCGCCTGCGCCAGATGGATGTCATGTGCCGCGACAAGTATTATTCCGTGAACTTCGAAACTCAGGACGTGATGGTCCATCATGCACCGCAAACGTCGGCTGCCGGAAGTTTGATCGAAGTGATCGAACATCCTTTGTTGCCGAAAGGAGAGCCGCTCAAGCAGGAGCTCCAGCATTTCATGACCTGCGTGCGCGAGGGGCGCCAGCCGCTGGTCGGGATTTCGGACGGCAAGCGGGCGCTTCAGGTGGCCGTGGACATATTGAAGCAGATTCATTTTCAGGATTGA
- a CDS encoding polyphenol oxidase family protein, producing MDGCKTFTIASHRGFYDYPLPPQAPFHVRISLKGVSAQDEIERLAARAPFVLPGQVHGTRVLSADRALRYPEKDRADGLLIAPGDAACGLRFGDCAPVVVLSLGETPWILALHSGFKGTLKNICASGMDSARQRFGSAAPQNLYAWVGPCISGACYSRRMDDPSTAEALKVFAPEAVRVSADYALFDLKRQIAGQLQEQGVPAERIFLESQCTCCRTDLFYSHRRSTRENDPRMLLTIQTERPQKAECT from the coding sequence ATGGATGGCTGTAAAACTTTTACGATCGCGTCGCATCGCGGGTTTTATGATTATCCGCTGCCCCCGCAGGCTCCCTTTCATGTGCGGATCTCTTTGAAGGGCGTCAGCGCGCAGGACGAGATCGAGCGCCTGGCGGCGCGTGCCCCGTTCGTCCTGCCCGGCCAGGTCCACGGCACGCGCGTCCTTTCCGCAGACCGGGCGCTCCGCTATCCCGAGAAGGACCGGGCCGACGGTCTGCTGATCGCGCCCGGAGACGCAGCCTGCGGACTGCGCTTCGGAGACTGCGCGCCGGTCGTAGTTCTCTCGCTTGGGGAAACGCCCTGGATTCTGGCGCTGCATTCCGGTTTCAAGGGGACTTTGAAAAATATCTGCGCTTCGGGAATGGATTCGGCCCGTCAAAGATTTGGCAGCGCCGCTCCGCAGAACCTTTATGCGTGGGTGGGGCCGTGTATTTCCGGAGCGTGTTACAGCCGCCGCATGGACGATCCCTCTACGGCCGAAGCTCTGAAAGTCTTTGCTCCGGAGGCCGTCCGCGTTTCGGCCGATTACGCGCTGTTCGACCTGAAAAGACAGATCGCCGGCCAGCTGCAGGAACAGGGCGTTCCCGCCGAACGCATTTTCCTCGAGTCCCAGTGCACGTGCTGCCGGACCGATCTGTTCTACTCCCACAGGCGCTCCACTCGGGAAAACGATCCGCGGATGCTTCTCACGATACAGACAGAAAGGCCACAAAAAGCGGAATGCACGTGA